A window of Conger conger chromosome 13, fConCon1.1, whole genome shotgun sequence contains these coding sequences:
- the LOC133108063 gene encoding zinc finger protein 717-like, protein MRKTINRACTQKRLPTVVPIAGRPLVSLQVDQRVHAGGKLFVCKQCGMTFSKLCGLKVDKLAHVRRKERRCDRRGRTFSRLAYLKVHTCVHTSRKVSKHVQEPEAARARAHTGLWPYDCKTSFSSVWDLRIHQRTHTSMKPYLCSDCGKSFRQKGLLVVHHRRHTRSAALQPPRVQKDLPAVQPAGSAPAVPCR, encoded by the coding sequence ATGAGGAAGACAATAAACAGAGCATGCACCCAGAAAAGACTCCCCACTGTAGTACCAATTGCGGGGAGGCCTTTAGTCAGCCTGCAGGTGGACCAGCGTGTTCATGCTGGTGGGAAGCTCTTTGTTTGCAAGCAGTGTGGAATGACTTTCAGCAAGCTCTGCGGCCTCAAGGTGGATAAACTGGCTCATGTCCGCAGGAAAGAGCGCCGCTGCGACCGCCGCGGGAGGACCTTCAGCCGACTGGCGTACCTCAAAGTGCACACGTGCGTGCACACGAGCAGGAAGGTCTCTAAACACGTCCAGGAGCCTGAGGCTGCAcgggcgcgcgcacacacagggctgtggcCCTACGACTGCAAGACCAGCTTCTCCAGCGTGTGGGACCTGAGGATCCACCAGAGGACCCACACAAGTATGAAGCCTTACCTCTGCAGTGACTGTGGCAAGAGCTTCCGCCAGAAGGGGCTGCTCGTGGTCCACCATCGCAGGCACACGAGGAGTGCGGCCCTACAGCCGCCTCGAGTGCAAAAAGACCTTCCGGCAGTTCAGCCGGCTGGAAGTGCGCCGGCTGTGCCATGCCGCTGA